Proteins encoded in a region of the Bacteroidota bacterium genome:
- a CDS encoding 3-methyl-2-oxobutanoate dehydrogenase subunit VorB: MTEIKLMKGNEAVAEAAILAGADGYFGYPITPQSEVLEYFMIEKPHERTGMVILQAESEVAAINMVYGGAAAGKKVMTSSSSPGVSLKQEGLSYIAGAELPCLIVNVQRGGPGLGTIQPSQSDYFQSVKGGGHGDYKLIVLAPSSVQEMADFVSLGFDLAFKYRNPVMILSDGVIGQMMEKVEFKPQQKRLTEEEIMKKCPWATTGKTPDRERNIITSLELVSEKQELHNIKLQKKYKKMIDTEVLFEKFDCDDAEYLIVAFGSSARICSKAVKTLRENGVKVGLLRPITLFPFPTEEINKLADQVKGILSVEMNAGQMVEDIRLAVNGKVKVEHFGRMGGVIAMPNEVVEALNNKLIGG, from the coding sequence ATGACAGAAATAAAATTAATGAAAGGAAATGAAGCGGTAGCAGAAGCAGCTATCCTTGCAGGAGCAGATGGGTATTTCGGCTATCCGATTACTCCGCAATCAGAAGTTTTAGAATATTTTATGATTGAAAAGCCACATGAAAGAACCGGTATGGTTATTCTTCAAGCAGAGTCGGAAGTTGCAGCAATAAATATGGTTTATGGAGGAGCAGCTGCCGGCAAAAAAGTAATGACATCATCATCAAGCCCCGGTGTTAGCCTAAAGCAAGAAGGACTATCATATATAGCCGGTGCCGAATTACCATGTCTTATTGTTAATGTTCAAAGAGGAGGTCCTGGTTTAGGAACAATTCAACCTTCACAATCAGATTATTTTCAATCTGTAAAAGGTGGTGGACATGGTGATTACAAACTAATTGTTCTTGCACCTTCTTCAGTACAGGAAATGGCTGATTTTGTTTCACTTGGTTTTGATTTAGCTTTTAAATACAGAAATCCTGTAATGATACTTTCTGATGGTGTTATTGGACAAATGATGGAAAAAGTTGAATTTAAACCACAGCAAAAACGACTTACTGAAGAAGAAATAATGAAGAAATGCCCATGGGCAACTACAGGAAAAACTCCTGATAGGGAAAGAAATATTATTACATCATTAGAACTTGTTTCCGAAAAACAAGAACTACATAATATTAAATTACAGAAGAAGTACAAAAAAATGATAGATACTGAAGTGCTTTTTGAAAAATTTGATTGTGATGATGCTGAATATTTAATTGTTGCTTTTGGCTCCTCAGCACGTATTTGCAGTAAAGCAGTAAAAACATTAAGAGAAAATGGAGTAAAAGTTGGTTTACTAAGACCAATAACTCTTTTCCCTTTCCCAACAGAAGAAATAAATAAATTAGCAGATCAAGTAAAAGGGATTTTATCAGTAGAAATGAATGCCGGTCAAATGGTAGAAGATATCAGACTTGCAGTAAATGGAAAAGTGAAAGTTGAACATTTTGGTAGAATGGGTGGAGTAATAGCTATGCCAAATGAGGTTGTAGAAGCACTCAATAATAAATTAATAGGAGGTTAA
- a CDS encoding ferredoxin family protein yields the protein MAKIKGAIVVDTEECKGCELCTEACPMDVIAMAKEVNAKGYHYSYMENPEACTGCSNCAIVCPDGVITVYRKRITE from the coding sequence ATGGCAAAAATAAAAGGTGCTATTGTCGTTGACACAGAAGAATGCAAAGGATGTGAACTTTGTACTGAAGCATGTCCAATGGATGTTATCGCTATGGCAAAAGAAGTAAATGCAAAAGGTTATCATTATTCATACATGGAAAATCCTGAAGCATGTACAGGTTGCTCTAATTGTGCAATAGTTTGTCCAGATGGAGTAATTACTGTATATAGAAAAAGAATAACCGAATAA